From Triticum aestivum cultivar Chinese Spring chromosome 4A, IWGSC CS RefSeq v2.1, whole genome shotgun sequence, a single genomic window includes:
- the LOC123084809 gene encoding non-specific lipid transfer protein GPI-anchored 14: protein MATAVQWPVMVVVVMMGAVMAARVGADMDADRSECAEQLVGLAPCLQYVQGQARSPAPDCCGGLSQVLDKSPKCLCVLVKDKDDPNLGIKINASLALALPSACRNTKANVSHCPELLHLPPNSKDAAIFSPGGDKGSAAALAKDNTASTANSRAQQAASAGTASSTATAGVALAALLAGYLALLLPADFLAAASSF from the exons ATGGCGACGGCGGTGCAGTGgccggtgatggtggtggtggtgatgatgggggCGGTGATGGCGGCGCGCGTGGGGGCGGACATGGACGCGGACCGGAGCGAGTGCGCGGAGCAGCTGGTGGGGTTGGCGCCGTGCCTGCAGTACGTGCAGGGGCAGGCGCGGTCGCCGGCGCCGGACTGCTGCGGCGGGCTGAGCCAGGTGCTGGACAAGAGCCCCAAGTGCCTGTGCGTGCTGGTCAAGGACAAGGACGACCCCAACCTGGGCATCAAGATCAACGCCTCCCTCGCGCTCGCCCTCCCCTCCGCCTGCCGCAACACCAAGGCCAACGTCTCCCACTGCCCAG AGCTGCTGCACCTCCCTCCGAACTCCAAGGACGCCGCCATCTTCAGCCCCGGCGGCGACAAGGGCTCCGCTGCAGCTCTAG CCAAGGACAACACGGCGTCGACGGCCAACTCCCGCGCGCAGCAGGCGGCCAGCGCCGGCACCGCCTCCTCGACGGCGACCGCCGGCGTCGCACTGGCGGCGTTGCTCGCCGGCTACCTTGCGCTGCTCCTGCCCGCTGActtcctggccgccgcctcctccttctaG